A genomic segment from Glycine soja cultivar W05 chromosome 20, ASM419377v2, whole genome shotgun sequence encodes:
- the LOC114401455 gene encoding alpha-1,4 glucan phosphorylase L-2 isozyme, chloroplastic/amyloplastic-like isoform X2 — translation MAALPFSTTCRHSNSPLHHNSKTSFIGFSQRNNIWQLFVITKSNSRRAIRKLCVKNVTSDKKQELEEPLNEQDSASIASSIKFHAEFTSPFSPEKFELNKAFFATAESVRDSLIINWNATNDYYERMNVKQAYYMSMEYLQGRALLNAIGNLQLSGPYAEALRKLGHNLEDVANKEPDAALGNGGLGRLASCFLDSLATLNYPAWGYGLRYKYGLFKQHITKDGQVEVAENWLEMGNPWEILKNDVSYPVKFYGEVISGPNGSKQWVGGENILAVAYDVPIPGYKTRTTINLRLWSTKVSPEEFDLQAYNSGDHAKAYAVMKNAEKICYVLYPGDESIDGKTLRLKQQYTLCSASLQDIFARFERRLGKRVNWDTLPDKVVVQMNDTHPTLCIPEIIRILVDVKGLSWEKAWNITKRTVAYTNHTILPEALEKWSLTLLQDLLPRHMEIIRKIDEELINEIISEYGIDDLDLFQQRLKKMRILENIELPNSVMELLSITEETPAVDPVKEIDVDDTDVKATEKEDGDDDDDYEVVEEEQEEDNEEPSVEEDTSNKIELKFKVDPKLPMMVRMANLCVVGGFSVNGVAEIHSKIVKEEVFDEFYKLWPEKFQNKTNGVTPRRWIRFCNPDLSKIITKWIGTEDWVTDLEKLAILRKFADNEDLQLEWIEAKRRNKIRVASFLKEKTGYVVNPNAMFDVQVKRIHEYKRQLLNILGIVYRYKKMKELSAEERKDMFVPRVCIFGGKAFATYVQAKRIVKFITDVGATINSDPEIGDLLKVVFVPDYNVSVAEMLIPGSELSQHISTAGMEASGTSNMKFAMNGCIVIGTLDGANVEIREEVGEDNFFLFGARAQEIVGLRKERVEGKFVPDPRFEEVKAYVRSGVFGPYNYEELMGSLEGNEGYGRADYFLVGKDFPSYLECQEEVDKAYHDQKRWTKMSILNTAGSFKFSSDRTIHEYARDIWRIEPVELA, via the exons ATGGCTGCTCTACCCTTCTCAACAACCTGCAGGCATTCCAACTCACCTTTACATCACAATTCAAAAACAAGCTTCATAGGTTTCAGCCAAAGAAACAATATTTGGCAGTTGTTTGTCATCACAAAGTCAAATTCCAGACGGGCAATAAGAAAGCTCTGCGTGAAGAATGTCACCAGCGATAAGAAGCAGGAACTGGAAGAACCACTCAATGAACAAG ATTCTGCATCTATTGCTTCAAGCATCAAATTCCATGCCGAGTTCACCAGCCCTTTTTCTCCAGAGAAGTTTGAGCTCAATAAGGCTTTCTTTGCAACGGCAGAGAGTGTTCGTGATTCCCTCATCATAAATTGGAATGCAACAAATGACTACTATGAAAGGATGAACGTTAAGCAAGCTTATTATATGTCTATGGAGTATCTACAG GGTAGGGCATTGCTAAATGCAATTGGGAATTTACAGCTCTCAGGTCCTTATGCTGAGGCTCTTAGAAAGCTGGGTCACAATTTAGAGGATGTGGCTAATAAG GAGCCGGATGCTGCCCTTGGGAATGGGGGATTAGGTCGGCTTGCTTCTTGCTTTCTGGACTCCTTGGCAACCTTGAATTACCCTGCATGGGGATATGGACTTAGATACAAGTATGGTTTATTCAAACAACACATAACAAAGGATGGACAAGTGGAAGTTGCTGAAAACTGGCTTGAG ATGGGAAATCCCTGGGAAATTCTGAAAAATGATGTCTCTTATCCAGTTAAATTCTATGGAGAAGTTATTTCAGGGCCAAATGGAAGTAAACAGTGGGTTGGTGGAGAAAATATATTGGCTGTTGCTTATGATGTTCCAATACCTGGATACAAAACTAGAACCACTATAAACCTGCGGTTATGGTCCACTAAAGTTTCACCAGAAGAATTTGATTTGCAAGCTTATAATTCTGGAGATCATGCCAAAGCATATGCTGTTATGAAAAATGCAGAGAAG ATCTGCTACGTTCTGTACCCTGGTGATGAATCAATAGATGGAAAGACTCTGCGACTGAAGCAACAATACACACTATGCTCTGCTTCTCTCCAGGACATCTTTGCACGCTTTGAAAGGAGATTGGGAAAGAGAGTAAATTGGGACACTCTCCCAGATAAAGTGGTGGTGCAAATGAATGATACTCACCCAACTCTCTGCATTCCTGAGATAATTAGGATATTGGTGGATGTCAAGGGTTTAAGTTGGGAGAAAGCCTGGAATATTACTAAGAG AACGGTTGCTTACACAAATCACACAATTCTACCGGAGGCACTAGAGAAATGGAGTTTGACTCTTCTTCAGGATTTGCTTCCTCGACACATGGAAATAATACGAAAGATAGATGAGGAG TTGATAAATGAAATCATTTCTGAGTATGGGATAGATGATCTGGACTTATTCCAACAAAggcttaaaaaaatgagaatactAGAAAATATCGAGTTGCCTAACTCAGTGATGGAGCTGCTTAGCATTACAGAAGAGACTCCAGCTGTTGATCCTGTGAAGGAAATTGATGTTGATGATACTGATGTAAAGGCAACTGAAAAAGaagatggtgatgatgatgatgactatGAAGTAGTAGAAGAGGAACAAGAAGAAGATAATGAAGAACCATCTGTCGAAGAGGATACTAGCAATAAAATAGAACTGAAATTCAAAGTTGATCCAAAGCTACCAATGATGGTTCGCATGGCTAATCTATGTGTTGTTGGTGGGTTTTCTGTAAATGGGGTAGCTGAGATTCATAGCAAGATTGTAAAGGAGGAagtttttgatgaattttacAAG tTGTGGCCTGAGAAATTCCAGAATAAAACAAATGGGGTGACTCCTAGAAGATGGATCCGTTTCTGCAATCCTGATCTTAGTAAAATCATAACCAAGTGGATTGGAACAGAAGACTGGGTGACAGATCTTGAGAAATTGGCTATACTTCGCAAg TTTGCAGATAATGAGGATCTACAGCTAGAGTGGATAGaagcaaaaagaagaaacaagattAGGGTTGCATCATTTCTCAAAGAGAAAACCGGTTATGTTGTCAATCCAAATGCAATGTTTGATGTACAG GTGAAACGCATTCATGAATACAAACGACAGTTATTGAATATCTTGGGAATTGTTTATCGCTACAAAAAGATGAAAGAATTGAGTGCTGAGGAAAGGAAAGATATGTTTGTTCCTCGAGTTTGTATTTTTGGGGGAAAAGCATTTGCAACATATGTTCAAGCCAAGCGGATAGTAAAATTCATCACAGATGTGGGAGCTACAATCAACAGTGATCCAGAGATTGGCGATCTTTTGAAG GTTGTATTTGTTCCTGATTACAATGTCAGTGTTGCTGAAATGCTAATTCCTGGCAGTGAGTTGTCCCAGCACATCAg CACGGCTGGGATGGAAGCCAGTGGAACAAGCAACATGAAATTTGCAATGAATGGATGCATAGTTATTGGAACTCTTGATGGAGCTAATGTTGAAATAAGAGAAGAGGTTGGAGAAGATAACTTCTTTCTTTTTGGTGCGCGAGCTCAAGAAATTGTCGGGCTACGGAAAGAAAGAGTTGAGGGAAAg TTTGTACCAGATCCACGGTTTGAAGAAGTAAAGGCATATGTAAGAAGTGGTGTTTTTGGCCCTTACAATTACGAAGAATTGATGGGGTCCTTGGAAGGGAATGAAGGCTATGGTCGTGCTGATTATTTCCTTGTTGGCAAGGACTTCCCTAGCTACCTGGAGTGCCAAGAAGAAGTTGACAAGGCTTATCATGATCAAAAA AGATGGACAAAAATGTCAATCTTGAACACAGCTGGTTCATTCAAATTCAGCAGTGACCGGACCATTCATGAATATGCTAGAGATATATGGAGAATTGAACCCGTTGAATTGGCTTGA
- the LOC114401455 gene encoding alpha-1,4 glucan phosphorylase L-2 isozyme, chloroplastic/amyloplastic-like isoform X1, giving the protein MAALPFSTTCRHSNSPLHHNSKTSFIGFSQRNNIWQLFVITKSNSRRAIRKLCVKNVTSDKKQELEEPLNEQDTFNEFVPDSASIASSIKFHAEFTSPFSPEKFELNKAFFATAESVRDSLIINWNATNDYYERMNVKQAYYMSMEYLQGRALLNAIGNLQLSGPYAEALRKLGHNLEDVANKEPDAALGNGGLGRLASCFLDSLATLNYPAWGYGLRYKYGLFKQHITKDGQVEVAENWLEMGNPWEILKNDVSYPVKFYGEVISGPNGSKQWVGGENILAVAYDVPIPGYKTRTTINLRLWSTKVSPEEFDLQAYNSGDHAKAYAVMKNAEKICYVLYPGDESIDGKTLRLKQQYTLCSASLQDIFARFERRLGKRVNWDTLPDKVVVQMNDTHPTLCIPEIIRILVDVKGLSWEKAWNITKRTVAYTNHTILPEALEKWSLTLLQDLLPRHMEIIRKIDEELINEIISEYGIDDLDLFQQRLKKMRILENIELPNSVMELLSITEETPAVDPVKEIDVDDTDVKATEKEDGDDDDDYEVVEEEQEEDNEEPSVEEDTSNKIELKFKVDPKLPMMVRMANLCVVGGFSVNGVAEIHSKIVKEEVFDEFYKLWPEKFQNKTNGVTPRRWIRFCNPDLSKIITKWIGTEDWVTDLEKLAILRKFADNEDLQLEWIEAKRRNKIRVASFLKEKTGYVVNPNAMFDVQVKRIHEYKRQLLNILGIVYRYKKMKELSAEERKDMFVPRVCIFGGKAFATYVQAKRIVKFITDVGATINSDPEIGDLLKVVFVPDYNVSVAEMLIPGSELSQHISTAGMEASGTSNMKFAMNGCIVIGTLDGANVEIREEVGEDNFFLFGARAQEIVGLRKERVEGKFVPDPRFEEVKAYVRSGVFGPYNYEELMGSLEGNEGYGRADYFLVGKDFPSYLECQEEVDKAYHDQKRWTKMSILNTAGSFKFSSDRTIHEYARDIWRIEPVELA; this is encoded by the exons ATGGCTGCTCTACCCTTCTCAACAACCTGCAGGCATTCCAACTCACCTTTACATCACAATTCAAAAACAAGCTTCATAGGTTTCAGCCAAAGAAACAATATTTGGCAGTTGTTTGTCATCACAAAGTCAAATTCCAGACGGGCAATAAGAAAGCTCTGCGTGAAGAATGTCACCAGCGATAAGAAGCAGGAACTGGAAGAACCACTCAATGAACAAG ACACTTTCAATGAATTTGTACCAGATTCTGCATCTATTGCTTCAAGCATCAAATTCCATGCCGAGTTCACCAGCCCTTTTTCTCCAGAGAAGTTTGAGCTCAATAAGGCTTTCTTTGCAACGGCAGAGAGTGTTCGTGATTCCCTCATCATAAATTGGAATGCAACAAATGACTACTATGAAAGGATGAACGTTAAGCAAGCTTATTATATGTCTATGGAGTATCTACAG GGTAGGGCATTGCTAAATGCAATTGGGAATTTACAGCTCTCAGGTCCTTATGCTGAGGCTCTTAGAAAGCTGGGTCACAATTTAGAGGATGTGGCTAATAAG GAGCCGGATGCTGCCCTTGGGAATGGGGGATTAGGTCGGCTTGCTTCTTGCTTTCTGGACTCCTTGGCAACCTTGAATTACCCTGCATGGGGATATGGACTTAGATACAAGTATGGTTTATTCAAACAACACATAACAAAGGATGGACAAGTGGAAGTTGCTGAAAACTGGCTTGAG ATGGGAAATCCCTGGGAAATTCTGAAAAATGATGTCTCTTATCCAGTTAAATTCTATGGAGAAGTTATTTCAGGGCCAAATGGAAGTAAACAGTGGGTTGGTGGAGAAAATATATTGGCTGTTGCTTATGATGTTCCAATACCTGGATACAAAACTAGAACCACTATAAACCTGCGGTTATGGTCCACTAAAGTTTCACCAGAAGAATTTGATTTGCAAGCTTATAATTCTGGAGATCATGCCAAAGCATATGCTGTTATGAAAAATGCAGAGAAG ATCTGCTACGTTCTGTACCCTGGTGATGAATCAATAGATGGAAAGACTCTGCGACTGAAGCAACAATACACACTATGCTCTGCTTCTCTCCAGGACATCTTTGCACGCTTTGAAAGGAGATTGGGAAAGAGAGTAAATTGGGACACTCTCCCAGATAAAGTGGTGGTGCAAATGAATGATACTCACCCAACTCTCTGCATTCCTGAGATAATTAGGATATTGGTGGATGTCAAGGGTTTAAGTTGGGAGAAAGCCTGGAATATTACTAAGAG AACGGTTGCTTACACAAATCACACAATTCTACCGGAGGCACTAGAGAAATGGAGTTTGACTCTTCTTCAGGATTTGCTTCCTCGACACATGGAAATAATACGAAAGATAGATGAGGAG TTGATAAATGAAATCATTTCTGAGTATGGGATAGATGATCTGGACTTATTCCAACAAAggcttaaaaaaatgagaatactAGAAAATATCGAGTTGCCTAACTCAGTGATGGAGCTGCTTAGCATTACAGAAGAGACTCCAGCTGTTGATCCTGTGAAGGAAATTGATGTTGATGATACTGATGTAAAGGCAACTGAAAAAGaagatggtgatgatgatgatgactatGAAGTAGTAGAAGAGGAACAAGAAGAAGATAATGAAGAACCATCTGTCGAAGAGGATACTAGCAATAAAATAGAACTGAAATTCAAAGTTGATCCAAAGCTACCAATGATGGTTCGCATGGCTAATCTATGTGTTGTTGGTGGGTTTTCTGTAAATGGGGTAGCTGAGATTCATAGCAAGATTGTAAAGGAGGAagtttttgatgaattttacAAG tTGTGGCCTGAGAAATTCCAGAATAAAACAAATGGGGTGACTCCTAGAAGATGGATCCGTTTCTGCAATCCTGATCTTAGTAAAATCATAACCAAGTGGATTGGAACAGAAGACTGGGTGACAGATCTTGAGAAATTGGCTATACTTCGCAAg TTTGCAGATAATGAGGATCTACAGCTAGAGTGGATAGaagcaaaaagaagaaacaagattAGGGTTGCATCATTTCTCAAAGAGAAAACCGGTTATGTTGTCAATCCAAATGCAATGTTTGATGTACAG GTGAAACGCATTCATGAATACAAACGACAGTTATTGAATATCTTGGGAATTGTTTATCGCTACAAAAAGATGAAAGAATTGAGTGCTGAGGAAAGGAAAGATATGTTTGTTCCTCGAGTTTGTATTTTTGGGGGAAAAGCATTTGCAACATATGTTCAAGCCAAGCGGATAGTAAAATTCATCACAGATGTGGGAGCTACAATCAACAGTGATCCAGAGATTGGCGATCTTTTGAAG GTTGTATTTGTTCCTGATTACAATGTCAGTGTTGCTGAAATGCTAATTCCTGGCAGTGAGTTGTCCCAGCACATCAg CACGGCTGGGATGGAAGCCAGTGGAACAAGCAACATGAAATTTGCAATGAATGGATGCATAGTTATTGGAACTCTTGATGGAGCTAATGTTGAAATAAGAGAAGAGGTTGGAGAAGATAACTTCTTTCTTTTTGGTGCGCGAGCTCAAGAAATTGTCGGGCTACGGAAAGAAAGAGTTGAGGGAAAg TTTGTACCAGATCCACGGTTTGAAGAAGTAAAGGCATATGTAAGAAGTGGTGTTTTTGGCCCTTACAATTACGAAGAATTGATGGGGTCCTTGGAAGGGAATGAAGGCTATGGTCGTGCTGATTATTTCCTTGTTGGCAAGGACTTCCCTAGCTACCTGGAGTGCCAAGAAGAAGTTGACAAGGCTTATCATGATCAAAAA AGATGGACAAAAATGTCAATCTTGAACACAGCTGGTTCATTCAAATTCAGCAGTGACCGGACCATTCATGAATATGCTAGAGATATATGGAGAATTGAACCCGTTGAATTGGCTTGA